One genomic window of Arachis hypogaea cultivar Tifrunner chromosome 8, arahy.Tifrunner.gnm2.J5K5, whole genome shotgun sequence includes the following:
- the LOC112707716 gene encoding dehydrodolichyl diphosphate synthase CPT3, with protein sequence MHKDTGGITSNLLGGLCSCLRRCIFGILSMGPVPNHIAFIMDGNRRFAKKTNLAEGIGHKAGFSSLISMLRYCYELGVKYVTFYAFSIDNFKRKPKEVQSLMELMREKIEELLQDESIINEYGVKLHFIGNLQLLAEPVRISMEKAMKVTAHNKQRVLLVCVAYTSSDEIVHAVEESFKEIWNATVSNGTIGQLDRSPKRNGIRVNAQDSCEDYARQDADGSTDRSGKTETSSCNGMVEIAEEGKHDQGELPAIKLTDVEKNMYMAVAPDPDILIRTSGEVRLSNFLLWQTSTCPLYSPAALWPEIGLRHLVWAVLNFQRHHSYLEKKKKQF encoded by the coding sequence ATGCACAAAGATACTGGAGGTATTACAAGCAACCTGCTTGGAGGTTTATGCAGCTGTCTTAGGAGATGCATATTTGGCATATTATCTATGGGTCCTGTGCCAAATCATATTGCTTTTATCATGGATGGGAATCGAAGGTTTGCAAAGAAGACTAACTTGGCTGAAGGGATTGGCCATAAGGCTGGATTTTCATCTCTCATTTCCATGCTTAGGTATTGTTATGAATTAGGAGTGAAGTATGTAACTTTCTATGCATTCAGCATCGATAACTTCAAAAGAAAGCCTAAAGAGGTGCAATCCTTGATGGAATTGATGCGAGAAAAGATTGAGGAGTTGCTTCAAGATGAAAGCATTATCAATGAATACGGTGTTAAACTACATTTCATTGGAAACTTGCAGTTATTGGCTGAACCTGTGAGGATTTCAATGGAAAAGGCAATGAAGGTCACTGCCCACAACAAACAGAGAGTATTGTTAGTTTGTGTAGCCTATACTTCAAGTGATGAGATTGTGCATGCTGTTGAAGAATCATTCAAGGAAATATGGAATGCAACAGTGTCCAATGGCACAATTGGACAACTTGACAGGTCCCCGAAAAGAAATGGTATCCGAGTGAATGCTCAAGATTCTTGTGAAGACTATGCAAGACAAGATGCCGATGGATCCACGGATAGATCGGGAAAAACTGAAACTTCATCATGCAATGGGATGGTTGAAATAGCAGAAGAGGGCAAGCATGATCAGGGCGAGCTTCCGGCTATTAAACTGACCGATGTCGAGAAGAACATGTACATGGCAGTGGCACCTGACCCTGACATCTTAATCCGAACTTCTGGAGAGGTTCGTCTTAGCAATTTTCTTCTTTGGCAGACTAGTACCTGTCCTTTGTATTCACCAGCTGCACTTTGGCCAGAAATAGGGCTAAGACACTTAGTCTGGGCAGTGTTGAACTTTCAGAGACACCATTCTTacttggaaaagaaaaagaaacagttTTGA
- the LOC112707718 gene encoding ras-related protein RGP1 — protein sequence MAHWQGELEEGIDYMFKIVMIGDSGVGKSQLLNRFVKNEFNLKSKATIGVEFLTKTVLMDHKVVKAQIWDTAGQERYQAITTAYYRGATGALLAYDITNHQSFDHIEKWLEELRMHTDKNIIVMLVGNKSDLSSARAVPVEAAKDLAEKENLFFIEASALESKNVESAFLGLLSQVYRTVSKKHIILDGTELNWDKVNLELGGTKIKIPLQEPECQKAKRIFNCCSIF from the exons ATGGCTCACTGGCAAGGTGAATTGGAAGAGGGAATCGATTACATGTTCAAGATTGTGATGATTGGCGACTCTGGTGTTGGCAAGTCTCAGCTCTTGAATCGCTTTGTCAAGAACGAATTCAACTTGAAATCCAAGGCCACGATCGGGGTTGAGTTTCTCACCAAGACGGTTCTCATGGATCACAAAGTTGTCAAGGCACAGATTTGGGACACTGCTGGTCAAGAAAG ATACCAAGCAATTACAACTGCATACTATAGAGGTGCAACTGGCGCGTTACTAGCATATGACATAACCAACCACCAAAGCTTTGACCATATTGAAAAGTGGTTGGAGGAGCTGAGGATGCATACAGATAAGAATATAATTGTCATGCTTGTCGGCAACAAGTCTGACCTTAGTTCTGCTCGAGCAGTGCCGGTTGAGGCAGCCAAAGACCTTGCTGAGAAGGAGAATCTCTTCTTCATTGAAGCATCGGCACTTGAATCCAAAAATGTGGAGTCAGCATTCCTCGGTCTCCTCTCCCAAGTATATAGAACTGTGAGTAAGAAGCACATCATTTTGGATGGAACTGAACTGAATTGGGATAAAGTAAACCTTGAACTTGGAGGAACAAAGATTAAGATCCCATTACAAGAGCCTGAATGCCAAAAGGCTAAAAGGATATTCAATTGTTGCAGCatattttga
- the LOC112707717 gene encoding pathogenesis-related thaumatin-like protein 3.5 has product MSSRKLGPISLIVKIVFVEPPHLPLLISIAYWFMQVVKYKSIKLQQIRNNKKASQMALKDLFFLLMVSFSLGVDATVFTLQNRCRNTIWPGILTASGKPQLMDGGVQLRSGQAVNITAPKAWSGRFWGRRGCSFDSSGSGLCVTGDCGGKLKCDGAGGVPPASLAEFTLDSPEGDFYDVSLVDGYNMPVSIFPSGGSGQCKAVTCRSDLNRNCPSGLELRRNGKIVGCKSACMAFNKPQYCCTGDFNSPNKCQPTNYSKVFKASCPQAYSYAFDDSTSTFTCQGADYLIRFC; this is encoded by the exons ATGTCGTCAAGAAAACTTGGCCCTATCTCTCTCATTGTAAAGATTGTGTTTGTTGAACCTCCTCATTTACCTTTGCTTATAAGTATTGCCTACTGGTTCATGCAAGTCGTGAagtataaaagtataaaattgcaACAAATTAGAAACAACAAAAAGGCATCTCAAATGGCATTGAAagacctcttctttcttctcatgGTATCCTTCTCATTAG GAGTGGACGCAACGGTTTTTACATTGCAAAACAGATGCAGGAACACAATTTGGCCTGGGATCCTAACAGCATCAGGAAAGCCACAACTCATGGATGGGGGGGTTCAACTAAGATCTGGTCAAGCTGTAAACATCACTGCACCAAAAGCATGGTCTGGCCGGTTCTGGGGTCGACGAGGATGCTCTTTTGATAGCTCTGGTAGTGGATTGTGCGTCACCGGTGATTGTGGAGGCAAGCTCAAGTGTGATGGTGCTGGGGGAGTGCCACCAGCTTCGCTAGCAGAGTTTACCCTAGACAGCCCAGAGGGGGACTTTTATGACGTTAGCCTTGTCGATGGTTACAACATGCCAGTGTCAATCTTCCCCTCCGGGGGATCCGGTCAGTGCAAGGCAGTCACTTGCCGTTCGGATTTGAACAGAAACTGCCCAAGTGGATTGGAGTTGAGAAGAAATGGGAAAATTGTTGGTTGTAAGAGTGCATGTATGGCATTCAACAAGCCACAATATTGTTGCACTGGAGACTTTAATAGCCCAAATAAGTGCCAACCAACAAACTATTCAAAGGTGTTCAAGGCTTCTTGTCCTCAGGCTTATAGCTATGCCTTTGATGATTCAACCAGCACTTTCACTTGCCAAGGAGCTGACTATTTAATTAGGTTTTGTTAA